The genomic interval CTTGGTGGAAATATCAACCGACgccttgatctcctcctgcGTCACCTTGTGGGTCGCCTCCATTTCGTTTTCGGCCTCTAGAAAGCCCTGTTcctccaacagcagcatttCTGTCTTTTTCGCcgcctccttggcctcctggGTGTGGCTCTCCACCCGCTTGAGATCCTTACGGAGCTCCTTGTTTCGGGCCGTCTTCCAGGCCGGCTTCTTCTTTGGTGCTTCAGACATGGTTGGTTGTCTATTGGCTGCTGTATATGGTGCTGGTCTGCTGGTGCTTGGTGATAATTCTGTGATGTTGGGGCCtaggggaaaaaaatattttaaACTTCACCACCTACATATTGCATTGCATGATTATATAATATGGAGTAGTGGCACCGGTGAGACCACAACCGCTTCTCTTCATCCAGAAATGTCGAATATGTTGGATTTTCCGGCAACAAACATAATGTCGCATGctaactacaagtatgcaactctgtgtttgtttgcTATCCTCGTCGGTTGCATTGAACTCAGCATCGTCACCTACCTGCTCTGATTCTCTTTATGGTTGACCTGTGCGGCTCTCTAATGGCCGGGCTATGATAGAGAAAGGTACTAAGTGTGTATGGGGATGGTTGTCTGGAGGACACgtatgtatatatatttatatactTGCAGTGGCCAAACTAATTTTTAGAGCACAGTCGCCACATCCCCTCTGTAACGGCTCCAGCCCCCAGCTAGCTATATATAGGTCGCCATATCCCTGTCTTATCGGGTATCATCAACAGTGCCGAAAACAATGTTGCCTGCATAACTTcaaattttttttttcgcccAAAGTGCATGAAGGCAAAAAAATCGAACAGTGAATTTTCGcacaacacacaacatAGTACCAAACAGAGCACAGCTACCCGACAACTGACGCCGTCAGCAATGAACACAATTGACCAGCTGTTCGAGCAGGACTTTAACGACGACTGGAAGAAGGAATCGTCGCCCCATGGAGACCCCTCCAACAGTCCCGAGCATGGCAAGAGGGCTCTAGAGACGGAGCCGGCATCTCCAGCCAAAAAGgtcaagctggagaaggattCCGAGGACCAGGAAATGGCGCGCATGCTGGAGCGAGATCTTGCGTACAAGTCGGAGCCCGACGACGTGAATCTCGCCACTCCCAACTCTCTGACGCCCGGATCCGAATGCGATGATAaggatctcaagaaggagatcaaaCCCATAGAGATCATCGAGATCGAGgacgatgacgaggagaatATCCACACGGTCTCTGCAGAGACCAAGAGGGATATCAAAACCGAGATCAGCCCCGAACCCGTAAAGATCGAAGAAATCCATAGCCCCCCCGACTCGGGCTCTCTGCCTGAGTTTCTTGCATCGACTATGGATCTTCCACAACCCCCCTGCTACTCCTACAGCCACATTCCCTCTGTGTCCTCGTCTGCCGCCTCGTCTGTTAGTCCCTCTATGCCTCCCTCCACTCTTGCCTCCGCAACTGAGGAGCCCGAGTCCAAACAGAACATGGACGAGTACCTGGGCAAGATCTTCAACTTGTCTCCCGAAGACGACTTCTTTGCCACCGGAGGGTCAGACAACTCGGTCACAGACTCGTTTGCCTCCGTCAGAGagctcaagcagcagctcatgTCGCAACACACCCTTATGACGACATACACGTCGCTCAAAGACGTGTACCAGCGAGTGTGCAAGTCTCTTAAGGAGCGCAACGCCGAGAACCGTCGGCTGGCCAACCACATGAAGGTGCTGGTGGGAGTTATCGAACAGaacaacaagaagattgcCGAAGTCGAagactccaacaacaagctgctggcccaGACCAAGACTCTCATcaacgagaagaaggcgcTGCAGaacaccatcaaggagatgcaCAAGTCCACCGACGGACTGTCCAAGATCGAGCTCTTGCGACTAACCATTAATCTCAGAGACGCCGAGATTGTGCGACTCAAGCACAAGTGCGGTGAGCTCTGATCGTTATTTATTTGCATTAAATTTATACCAAAAAAGACAACCATCAGTCAGTAGACAAAGTCTTGTAGTGTAATAGGAGAAAAAgtaaaacaaaaaaaatgaaatacCTCAGCTTGAGAGGCAAaagattacagcacccaggattctcgtatggtctcccactacaatactaactaggctctctggtgcttgactatggctgatcggacgggaagccgtattttcaccaggatatggccgtaaCTGGAAAGGTCGTacccggaatcgaaccggggtTACTGGAAATCGAAGTTTTCTTCAGAATCCAAGGTGATAACCGCTACACTATACAACCTGATGTTGAAAACTGGACTTTATGTCTACATGAGTGCAAAAATTCAAAAATTcaacgccaataacccggcttattaggtatatagctgtaatgaatcattagcataaaaaaaacccgCTATCGTTGTAGGAGCGTTACAGACGACAAAGGGAGATATAAACGGTCATTGTTGATTGCCGCGGATACGCTATTCATTCTACACTAAACTAAACTCATCAATGGACTCGAAATAACTATCAATATTGAATTGGTTTACTATATCAAAATAGGGAAAGAACTACATTGTAGGCGGTCGAAAGCGTGAATGTGAAGCGGAAAAGAGAGAATAAATAGTTGGTAGAAATCACTACTCCTTGGTTGCGCCAATGGTGAACTTGTTGGGCTTGTCACAGGCGTACTTGCCGTTGAAAACGTAGACATCGTTTCCTCCGTGAAGAGGGTCGTCGTTGGAAACGCAAGAGTAGAACTCCTTAGTGCCGTAAGAAGAGAACTCTTTGACGGAGCCGTCACCGGAGAAGCCCCAGCCACCGTTGTAGCCCTTACCGGTCTCGGCTGGATGCTCGTTGACGACAAGCTGACCATTGTCGGCAACGTAAAGTTCCTTGGGAGGCTGGCCGTCAGAAATGACGTTGGCAAGAGCGTCGCCGATGGAGTCAACGGTAAAGTTGGAGTAGCCCTGGGTCAGGCCCCAGACAATGTTTTCTCCTCGGACCTGAAGGGGCTTCATGCCGGTGACGCCGGCTCCAGGAAACAGGTTAAGGACGTACTTGGGGGTGTCATTGTGGTTATCCTTCTGGTCGTTGGAGGCGGGCTGCTCACCGCAAGCAACGGGGGCTGCAATGGCGGCGGTGGCGGCAGTGAGAATGGCAAGAGACTTGAAAAGCATTGTAGAAGTGGttatgtgtgtgtgtgtgtgtgtgtgtttgttgtTGGAAAACTGACAGTTGTTTGATATGGATTAGAGAGGGGAAGAGGTGGGGTTTATATATTGGAGTTTTTGGCACTTTTGCTGGCCACCGGGGGCTTTCTGATAGCAAGACTCTAGCAACTGAGCAAGTCTTTCTACGTCATGCTGAGTGTTCTCGCTTAAATATTCCTTGCGTTGTACATGCAGGCTAAGCAACGGGTGGAAGCAGAACAATGAGACATTTATCTGGGGCATGTACATGTATACTTAGAGACGAGTGGACCGAGTGGATTCATGATGCCAGATCAACCAATTTACCACCCGGAACCCGCCCAATATCTCCATATCCATCCACTACGAGTCCCATTTAGGTCGATTGAAAAGTTCGAGGATGTTAGAGTTTGGGCAAAAATAGCACCAGTAACTTCGAAACGTCATTGCACAGCCAAACGGCACAGAGTGTGGGGGCGgtggaagaaaaaagacgaTTGGGGATATTAATAGAAAGTTTGCAAGGTTTTTAAAAGACGGTCGGCATTGGAGATCtgagggggaggggggatACGGGGGTTGTGAGAAGATTCGGTAGTGACCATACTATGGTCTCTCTGGTTTGCACAATCCAAGCAACTACAGTAATGACAGCAGCCGTATTGGTTGCACTAGTTGTAGCGCACTCCTGATGCCCCAGcagactacttgtagaaccTTGAGACAATTATCATAACCGTTGAGTTAGGTTTCTACGGCATCACCTTTAAACGGCATGGTTATTCAGAATGCATCGATGAAGTGGGGATAGTAGTGTTCGGAGGAAAGATCGTCTCACTGTATTGAGAGACACGTGGATACGAGTGTTGAACGATGCACTGGAGAGACACATCTAAGACAATGGAGTGTGAACCGGTGGTTAATGGTGAATACAATTATCAGTCGAGTACAACTATtgccatcatcatctctgAGAACCTACATCATCGCACATACACACCATAACTGCGAGTTATACCTTCAAAGGGCAGCAACCAATTGCCTTTGGCTAGGGGTTCACGGATCACATGAGAAGAGCACGGCTGTCTGGGTTTTTCCAGCGTCACATAgcaagtatgtacaagtctTGGCAGTACGGATCGGATGGTATTGCGTGAGCGTGGTAGTGGTCAACCATCAGGTGAAGTACTTTACGTTACCAGCACGTGCTGTACTCATATACCCAATATCAGCATTGTCGTTAACCACGGTTGAATGTATTTACATCTATAAAATTAGTTGAATCTCTTGTTTGTCTTGTCTTAGCATATTGGTCTCTCCTCACCACTTAATACAACAGTCGGGTGGAGATCTTGAAGGGGGTCTGctcgagcttctcgtaCAGAGTCTTGATGTCGGCCTGATCGACGTCAGCAATGTCGGCCATCAGGTAGGCAATATCACCACGCGACTCAGAGTACTGCTTCTCAATGTTATGGGAGGCGAAAATCTCGTTGACGGACAGAAGCACACCAGGCACGTTCTTATGCACGTACAGGATTCGCACGTGGTCGTGCTCCTCGGCGTGGTTGACCACGTTGAGGTTGACCTCGGGGAAGTTGACGGCACCAACAGAGGAACCCTCGTTGATGTACTTGGTGAGAGCGGTGCCGACCTCGATACCAATGGCGGACTGGGCCTCCTCGGTGGAGCCTCCAATATGGGGAGACATGATGAGGTTGGGCAGGGTGAGGAGCTCATTGGTCCACTCGTTGAGGTGGGAGCCAAACTCGTTTGAGCCGTTCTTGGCAGGCTCCTTGGGGAAGACGTCGACGGCGGCTCCAGCAAGCTTTCCGGACTTCATGGCAGAGATGAGCTCGGGAATGTCAATGACCTTGCCTCGGGCGTTGTTGATGAGGTACGAGCCGTTCTTCATGCCGTCGAACTGGGCCTTGGACATGAGGTTCATGGTCTCGGGCAGCTCGGGCACGTGCAGAGAGACGTAGTCGGCCtgggccagcagctcggcaaGGGTGGGCACCTGCTTGGCGGTACCGAGACCCATGATCATGATCACGTCGTAGTAAATGACGTTCATGCCCATGGACTCGGCGAGAACGGACAGCTGGGAGCCAATGTGGCCGTAGCCCACAATTCCGAGAGTCTTGCCTCGGATCTCCCAGCACTTGGCGGAGACCTTGTTCCAGGTGCCGGCGTGCATCTCGATGTTTCGGTCGCCCAGCTGTCGCGACAGCATGATGATCTCGCAGATGACCAGCTCGGCCACAGACCGCGAGTTGGAGAAAGGCGAGTTGAACACGGCAATACCGTTGTTGGCGGCGTACTCGAGATCGACCTGGTTGGTACCGATGCAGAAACAACCAATGGCAATGaggttcttggcctccttgagcacccGTGAGTTGAGCTTGGTCTTGGATCGGATACCAACCACCTGCACATCTCGGATCTTCTCaatcagctcctcctcgtccagcgACGACTTGTGGGTCTCCACCTGGTAGCCCTGGCCCTCGAGAATGTCAATGGCTGTCTGGTTGAcgttttccagcagcaggatCTTGATGTCGCCGGTGGAAAACGGCTTCAGCTTGTTGGTTCGCGCAGCGGTGTAAGAGTATCGTCGCTGTCGGGGCTTGCCCTGGAACGAGCCCGAGACGGGCGATCCGTACGACGTGATGGGCGAAGACGAGACCGAAACCTCGTTTTCGTTCACGGGAATGTTGACGGCGGACATGGTGTGGCGGGGGTTGTTGGCGATGTAACGACGACTGGTCTGTTCGTATGTGCGACAATGCACCGTTTTATCTGTGGGCCGTTTTAGGTTCGAAATTTTGTCTGAACTATGACGCATCCATTTCATGCAATCACGTGTACCTGAGACTAAGCACAAGTCGAGATAGCACCATACAAGCGGTGAATAGTCTGAGTCACGATAGATATACGATATACGCCACTTGCTGTTGATTACTCAGccaaaacaaacaaaaaaaccccTCCCTCCCACAACACTACATGGTCTCCATAACATAAATATATCCACTTTTACTTCTTGTCCAAactgtggctgtggctgatGGGTGGCTAACTCCCTCAATGGACTCACAAAGTTCCTGGTCCCAGGCAGAAAAGGTTTGTCAaattttgattttttttttttggaagttttttttggaagttttttttatttcccCTTCTCTTGTCTTGGTCTGAGTCATCTACAGCAAgcgagtactcgtatcaGCGAATCAGACGGAAAATAACTGCGTTAGAATTGACCAAACagcggtcacgtgacggaaGTCTTGGTCTCTGCAACGGCCCCCTTCCCGAGCCAGACGTGTCGCCAAGTCGCTACCGGTAGCGCTCTCGTTTCCGTCGCCTTCTCCATAGTTTACGCCACAACTGCAGCCAAACCCTAAGACATGACTCTGGCCGATCCGAGTGGGCTCAACGGTAGGAGGTGGAGCAGTACGTGGTTGAAGGCTTGAAGGAAGCAGGTGAATCGGGGCGGTGCAATACGATACGGATGTTGCAGTGGAgtggctacagtacgagtgcgGCACTGGGCGAGTATCACTGTGGTACTCATACTTACAGTTGAGAATGGTGTTGGGTCGAAACTGGGGAGTGGGTTCTGGTTGGACGATCATGATGCGGGTGGTGAGTGGAGCTGCGGTGACGACACAGACCGTGTCACTCCGTGGGCATATATAAAGACCGTGGTTCGTCTTGGCCTGCCTCACTCCTCACACACATTCGTCCAGGTCAATACAAGGTCTAACATGGTACGTCAGACATGTGTGTCGCTCTGAGTCTATCATTGACCTGTCCAGAAGGGGCAGAGAGGTACGGAAGGGGAGGTCCGGAGGGAGGTCCGGGCAATGGAAAGATCTAGGGCACTCTCTAGAGTAAGTGCAAAATGCATATCAACatggctttttttttttttttcaccgCATCAATCGCATCGCTCTGACCTTTCTGGCAACTCTCTTCAACCACTATCGACATCGACATCATGTACGACAGTTAAAGCCAAAGTCTTTTTTTCGGGGTCTGAAAAAGAGTGCAACTTTCGCCAGAAGGGGCGGAACCCGGCTGTGGAAGGAGAATGACACGGTTACGGGAGGGAAGAGTCGGCGAATCAATCATCGAGACGGCTCCGAATCCActggtcttggtcttgtctcCACACTCCTCTTGGAAGGCGGCCCAAGTGGGTCCTCGTCGCACTTTGTCGAGACCAAGTGATTTACCTCTGGACCCTGCCACAAATCTCGCAACAAAACATTGCTCCAAGGCACCATTGTCGCTGCTACTAAATGCTGAAGAAGACATGGGGATTGATAAAGGCGTCCGAAATGTCCAAGATCCTCgttttcctttttccaGCAAAAAAATGCCCAAAATGAACTACATTTACTCTACCATATGTACTCCTCACTTACCTGCCTTTTAGTTAGAGTTTTTAGTTGGAATTtgttgaaaaaaaaagtctgCTGGGGGTTCAAAATCAATGTTGCGAAGGGAGGAGGGGAAAACCATGGACACAAAGAGATAGCCAATGTATGGTTAGTTAACAAATGTCTTATAATATTGGGGTGTTTACATACAAATAGTTCTGGTTATCTACATATTAATCACTATCCATCATTCTACATAGTTTCGAATAATACTTAGAGTTTACTTTACCAGTTGATAGACTACAATGTGGTACTTGGATTTGTCGATCCCATGGGCACACCACTCAACCAGACTCGGCGTTACACACCAACATTTACCACAGTTGTGGTGTCATGGTTTCTCCTCCGCAACTTATAAAGACCTCTTTATCTCTCTATTTGGCGCTCTGACGTCCCCAACTATGTCCCTGGCTAACATGTCCACCCCGCCCGAAAATTCAGAATAGAGTTGCGCATCGCCTTAGGGACGTCTCTCGGCGACACTAGTCTCATATCTATTCCCCAGTGCCTACACAACACCATGTGGAGACGGTTTTCCGGATGGCGACACTTTTCCAGCGCCGCGTCGCGGTCGTCGCGCTACAACTCTTTCCGGGGCTCGCACAACCAGGGCCCCTTTCCCATCCGAATCCAGTGGAACCACAAGACAGCAAAGATCGCCGGAGCCGTGGGCGCCCTGGGAGTCGCCTTCTACGTCACCCACCTGGAGAAGGCTCCGGTGACGGGACGAACCCGATTCATGTGCATTtccgagtctctggagcGCCAGATTGGCGATTCGGAGTTTGAACAGCAACTGCAGGAGTTCAAGCCGTACCTGCTGCCCGACAACTCACCCACGGTCCAACgggtcaagaagatcatGCGCCGAATCATCGCCGTGTCGGATATCAAGGATCTGGACTGGCGAgtgtttgtggtggacAAACCGGGCATGCCTCCCAACGCCTTTGTCATGCCCAACGGAAAGGTGTttgtcttctcgtccatcCTGCCCATCTGTGGCGATGACGACGGTCTGGCTACAGTTCTGGCTCACGAAACAGCCCATCAGGTGGCTCGACACACGGCCGAAAAGCTGTCGTGGGCGCCCATCTACATGCTTATTGGTTTTGCGCTGTATGCAGTGACTGGATCCGACGCCTTCAATCGGTTCATTGTCTCGTCGCTCATGGAAAAGCCCT from Yarrowia lipolytica chromosome 1F, complete sequence carries:
- a CDS encoding uncharacterized protein (Compare to YALI0F09944g, no similarity), whose translation is MLFKSLAILTAATAAIAAPVACGEQPASNDQKDNHNDTPKYVLNLFPGAGVTGMKPLQVRGENIVWGLTQGYSNFTVDSIGDALANVISDGQPPKELYVADNGQLVVNEHPAETGKGYNGGWGFSGDGSVKEFSSYGTKEFYSCVSNDDPLHGGNDVYVFNGKYACDKPNKFTIGATKE
- a CDS encoding uncharacterized protein (Compare to YALI0F09988g, similar to Saccharomyces cerevisiae OMA1 (YKR087C); ancestral locus Anc_5.684, weakly similar to uniprot|P36163 Saccharomyces cerevisiae YKR087c) yields the protein MWRRFSGWRHFSSAASRSSRYNSFRGSHNQGPFPIRIQWNHKTAKIAGAVGALGVAFYVTHLEKAPVTGRTRFMCISESLERQIGDSEFEQQLQEFKPYLLPDNSPTVQRVKKIMRRIIAVSDIKDLDWRVFVVDKPGMPPNAFVMPNGKVFVFSSILPICGDDDGLATVLAHETAHQVARHTAEKLSWAPIYMLIGFALYAVTGSDAFNRFIVSSLMEKPSSRHMETEADYIGLMMMSKACFDPHAAIGLWERMLKAEGSNALMSKMQFLSTHPSSERRIQNMIKWQPEADEERRKAGCDEHDHHWTGFQGLSKHY
- a CDS encoding uncharacterized protein (Compare to YALI0F09878g, uniprot|Q5ZNC4 Yarrowia lipolytica ANL1P interacting protein), which codes for MKAKKSNSEFSHNTQHSTKQSTATRQLTPSAMNTIDQLFEQDFNDDWKKESSPHGDPSNSPEHGKRALETEPASPAKKVKLEKDSEDQEMARMLERDLAYKSEPDDVNLATPNSLTPGSECDDKDLKKEIKPIEIIEIEDDDEENIHTVSAETKRDIKTEISPEPVKIEEIHSPPDSGSLPEFLASTMDLPQPPCYSYSHIPSVSSSAASSVSPSMPPSTLASATEEPESKQNMDEYLGKIFNLSPEDDFFATGGSDNSVTDSFASVRELKQQLMSQHTLMTTYTSLKDVYQRVCKSLKERNAENRRLANHMKVLVGVIEQNNKKIAEVEDSNNKLLAQTKTLINEKKALQNTIKEMHKSTDGLSKIELLRLTINLRDAEIVRLKHKCGEL
- a CDS encoding uncharacterized protein (Compare to YALI0F09966g, similar to uniprot|P40054 Saccharomyces cerevisiae YER081w SER3 3-phosphoglycerate dehydrogenase and DEHA0B11198g Debaryomyces hansenii, similar to Saccharomyces cerevisiae SER3 (YER081W) and SER33 (YIL074C); ancestral locus Anc_7.273) is translated as MKWMRHSSDKISNLKRPTDKTVHCRTYEQTSRRYIANNPRHTMSAVNIPVNENEVSVSSSPITSYGSPVSGSFQGKPRQRRYSYTAARTNKLKPFSTGDIKILLLENVNQTAIDILEGQGYQVETHKSSLDEEELIEKIRDVQVVGIRSKTKLNSRVLKEAKNLIAIGCFCIGTNQVDLEYAANNGIAVFNSPFSNSRSVAELVICEIIMLSRQLGDRNIEMHAGTWNKVSAKCWEIRGKTLGIVGYGHIGSQLSVLAESMGMNVIYYDVIMIMGLGTAKQVPTLAELLAQADYVSLHVPELPETMNLMSKAQFDGMKNGSYLINNARGKVIDIPELISAMKSGKLAGAAVDVFPKEPAKNGSNEFGSHLNEWTNELLTLPNLIMSPHIGGSTEEAQSAIGIEVGTALTKYINEGSSVGAVNFPEVNLNVVNHAEEHDHVRILYVHKNVPGVLLSVNEIFASHNIEKQYSESRGDIAYLMADIADVDQADIKTLYEKLEQTPFKISTRLLY